In Puntigrus tetrazona isolate hp1 chromosome 24, ASM1883169v1, whole genome shotgun sequence, a genomic segment contains:
- the bhlhe22 gene encoding class E basic helix-loop-helix protein 22 — MDRRINLGGDIFHKTLSAVSSKKMDSFRPAAGIDLGSRDSQSPISCFEQTDPDPVQPGGRAGTLGLPTGSLCVKYGESANRTSAAESSGGEQSPDDDSDGRCEMMLMTDGRTTVPGAKSEGGKKNKEQKMLRLNINARERRRMHDLNDALDELRAVIPYAHSPSVRKLSKIATLLLAKNYILMQAQALEEMRRLVAYLNQGQAISAASLPATTALTPGLSAYEQPPVPGYPFPAGVAASSCPDKCALFNNVTSSLCKQCTDKP; from the coding sequence ATGGACAGGAGAATAAACTTGGGTGGagacatttttcacaaaactcTCAGCGCAGTCTCGAGCAAAAAGATGGACTCATTTCGACCGGCTGCGGGTATTGATCTCGGTTCGCGGGACAGCCAGTCGCCCATCAGCTGTTTTGAGCAGACCGACCCGGACCCGGTGCAGCCCGGCGGGCGAGCGGGCACGCTGGGTCTGCCCACCGGATCTTTGTGTGTGAAATACGGCGAGAGCGCAAACAGGACTTCGGCCGCGGAGAGCAGCGGCGGCGAGCAGAGCCCGGACGATGACAGTGACGGCCGGTGCGAGATGATGCTCATGACGGACGGGAGAACGACGGTGCCCGGCGCAAAGTCAGAGGGAggtaagaaaaacaaagagcaaaaaATGCTGAGACTAAACATCAACGCCCGGGAGAGACGGAGAATGCACGATCTGAACGATGCGCTCGATGAGCTGCGCGCGGTCATCCCTTACGCGCACAGTCCGTCTGTACGGAAACTCTCCAAAATTGCCACCTTGCTCTTAGCCAAAAATTACATCCTCATGCAGGCGCAGGCGCTGGAGGAGATGAGACGGCTGGTTGCGTATCTCAACCAAGGCCAGGCTATCTCTGCCGCCTCGCTGCCCGCGACCACAGCTCTCACGCCGGGGTTGAGCGCGTACGAGCAGCCGCCTGTACCCGGGTACCCGTTCCCCGCAGGAGTCGCAGCGTCCTCCTGTCCAGACAAATGTGCCCTTTTCAACAATGTCACCTCCAGCCTCTGTAAGCAATGCACTGACAAGCCTTAA